The Echinicola rosea genome has a segment encoding these proteins:
- a CDS encoding class I SAM-dependent methyltransferase: MATYTTEIASDKLVSDNPIHQRLLKAYIAAKPLVSGELLEIGCGEGRGVEVLSDLVQSYHGLDKIGKVINELQRKFPKAKFEQAVIPPLATVPADHYDTVVSFQVIEHIQDDKLFLQEIYRVLKPGGKAIISTPNIRHTLSRNPWHIREYTGTELIHLCEQVFDKVVAKGIGGNDKVWSYHEANRKSVNKIMRFDIFDLQHRLPASILRMPYELLNRMNRNKLHKQGGDAVTGITHEDYMVVDHPDKGLDLFYVLEKK; this comes from the coding sequence ATGGCTACCTATACAACGGAAATTGCCTCCGATAAGTTGGTTAGTGATAACCCAATACATCAACGATTATTAAAAGCTTACATTGCGGCAAAGCCCTTGGTAAGTGGCGAATTATTGGAAATTGGCTGCGGAGAAGGCCGAGGAGTAGAAGTGCTTAGCGATCTGGTACAGTCTTACCATGGATTGGACAAAATCGGTAAAGTCATCAATGAGTTACAGCGAAAATTTCCCAAAGCTAAATTTGAGCAAGCGGTAATACCACCCTTGGCGACTGTGCCGGCAGACCATTATGATACGGTGGTCAGTTTTCAGGTGATTGAGCATATCCAAGATGATAAGTTATTCTTGCAAGAAATCTATCGTGTGCTAAAGCCGGGCGGAAAGGCCATTATTTCTACCCCAAATATTCGTCATACACTGAGTAGAAACCCTTGGCACATTAGGGAATATACTGGCACTGAACTGATCCACTTATGTGAGCAGGTGTTTGACAAGGTGGTGGCCAAAGGAATCGGAGGCAACGATAAGGTTTGGAGCTATCATGAGGCCAATAGAAAGTCTGTCAATAAAATCATGCGGTTCGATATTTTTGACTTGCAACACCGCCTGCCGGCATCTATTCTGCGTATGCCATATGAGCTATTGAACCGGATGAACCGCAATAAGCTCCACAAACAGGGAGGGGATGCCGTGACCGGTATAACCCATGAAGATTATATGGTGGTGGATCATCCGGACAAAGGGCTTGATTTGTTTTATGTGTTGGAGAAGAAGTGA